A region from the Mycolicibacterium litorale genome encodes:
- a CDS encoding dihydrodipicolinate reductase, with protein sequence MPNTPYRVVQWTTGNVGKSSVAAIAANPNLELVGCYAWSAEKVGRDVGELAGIEPLGVNATDDVDALLALKPDAVVYNPMWIDVDELVRILEAGVNVVASASFITGHNLGDGRARLIEACERGGATLFGSGVSPGFAELLAIVAATACDRVDKVTIAESADTTLYDSPDTERPVGFGTAIDDPDLQPMAANGTAVFAEAVQLVADSLGVDLDEIVCEAEYAQTTEDLPMASWTIPAGHVAGVAASWQGRVGGRTIIDVNVRWKKGQTLSPDWQLDGDGWKITIDGRPTVNMAVGFLPPQDMIENATALEDFFVLGHIMTAMPPIHAIPAVVAAAPGIATYTDLPLPQARGVVPS encoded by the coding sequence GTGCCAAACACTCCCTATCGGGTCGTCCAGTGGACGACCGGCAATGTCGGTAAGAGTTCGGTCGCGGCGATCGCGGCCAATCCGAATCTGGAACTGGTCGGCTGCTACGCCTGGTCGGCGGAGAAGGTGGGCCGCGACGTCGGCGAACTGGCCGGGATCGAGCCGCTCGGCGTCAACGCCACCGACGACGTCGACGCACTGCTCGCGCTGAAACCCGATGCGGTGGTGTACAACCCGATGTGGATCGACGTCGACGAACTGGTGCGCATCCTGGAGGCCGGGGTGAACGTGGTGGCGAGCGCGTCGTTCATCACCGGCCACAACCTCGGCGACGGCCGGGCCCGGTTGATCGAGGCGTGTGAGCGCGGCGGCGCGACGCTGTTCGGCTCCGGCGTCAGCCCGGGCTTCGCCGAGTTGCTGGCGATCGTGGCGGCGACGGCGTGCGACCGCGTCGACAAGGTCACCATCGCCGAGTCGGCCGACACCACGCTGTACGACTCCCCCGACACCGAACGGCCGGTGGGTTTCGGCACCGCGATCGACGATCCGGATCTGCAGCCGATGGCGGCGAACGGCACGGCGGTGTTCGCCGAGGCAGTGCAACTGGTCGCCGACTCGCTGGGCGTCGATCTCGACGAGATCGTCTGTGAGGCCGAGTACGCGCAGACCACCGAGGATCTTCCGATGGCCTCATGGACCATCCCCGCCGGTCACGTCGCAGGGGTCGCCGCCAGCTGGCAGGGCCGCGTCGGCGGCCGGACGATCATCGACGTCAACGTGCGGTGGAAGAAGGGTCAGACCCTGTCGCCCGACTGGCAGCTCGACGGTGACGGCTGGAAGATCACGATCGACGGGCGGCCCACGGTCAACATGGCCGTCGGCTTCCTGCCGCCGCAGGACATGATCGAGAACGCCACGGCACTCGAGGACTTCTTCGTCCTCGGCCACATCATGACCGCGATGCCGCCGATCCACGCCATCCCGGCGGTGGTGGCCGCCGCCCCCGGCATCGCGACCTACACCGACCTGCCGCTGCCGCAGGCGCGCGGGGTGGTGCCGAGCTAG
- a CDS encoding MBL fold metallo-hydrolase produces the protein MDVSIIETSGLGDRSYLVTHHGIAVVVDPQRDIDRILNLAEKREVRITHVLETHLHNDYVTGGLELSRTVGADYAVPAGDDVDYDRRAVTDGDIIDAGPIHLEVLHTPGHTHHHVSYVLRDDTGTVHGVFTGGSMLYGTTGRTDLIGPDETEGLSHAQYHSVHKLADRLPPDTPIYPTHGFGSFCSATPASGDSSTIAEQRSTNPALTQDEQSFVDELLAGLSAYPAYYAHMGVINREGPAPVDLTPPAIVDPTELRRRIDAGEWVVDLRTRTAFAAGHLPGTVGFELSGSFVSYFGWLYDWGAPITVIGDSAEHVADAKRELVRIGVDRLTGAATDSIDALAGGSRLASYPVADFTDLAGKVGSESVSVLDVRQTHEYDKEHIPGATNIPLHELPNRLDDMPAGPVWVHCGSGYRASIATSLLDRAGIEVVLIDDTFAKAGELGLTAK, from the coding sequence ATGGACGTCTCAATCATCGAAACCTCCGGACTCGGTGACCGCAGCTACCTGGTCACCCACCACGGCATCGCGGTCGTGGTCGATCCGCAACGCGACATCGACCGCATACTCAACCTCGCGGAGAAGCGCGAGGTCCGCATCACCCACGTGCTGGAAACCCACCTGCACAACGACTACGTCACCGGAGGGCTCGAACTGTCCCGCACCGTCGGCGCCGACTACGCAGTGCCGGCAGGCGATGACGTCGACTACGACCGACGCGCGGTCACCGACGGCGACATCATCGACGCCGGGCCGATTCACCTCGAGGTCCTGCACACCCCTGGCCACACCCACCACCACGTCAGCTACGTGCTGCGCGACGACACCGGCACCGTCCACGGTGTGTTCACCGGCGGCTCGATGCTCTACGGCACCACCGGACGCACCGACCTCATCGGGCCCGACGAAACCGAGGGACTTTCACACGCCCAATACCACTCGGTCCACAAACTCGCCGACCGCCTGCCGCCCGACACCCCGATCTACCCGACCCACGGCTTCGGCAGCTTCTGCTCGGCCACACCCGCCTCCGGAGACTCCTCGACCATCGCCGAACAACGCAGCACCAACCCGGCACTGACCCAAGACGAACAAAGCTTCGTCGACGAACTGCTCGCAGGACTATCGGCCTACCCCGCCTACTACGCCCACATGGGCGTCATCAACCGCGAAGGTCCCGCACCGGTAGACCTCACACCACCGGCGATCGTCGACCCCACCGAGCTGCGCCGCCGAATCGACGCCGGCGAATGGGTCGTCGACCTGCGCACCCGGACCGCGTTCGCCGCTGGACACCTGCCCGGCACCGTGGGTTTCGAGCTATCCGGATCGTTCGTCAGCTACTTCGGCTGGCTCTACGACTGGGGCGCACCGATCACCGTGATCGGTGATTCGGCCGAACACGTCGCCGACGCCAAACGCGAACTGGTGCGCATCGGCGTCGACCGGCTCACCGGCGCTGCCACCGACTCCATCGATGCACTCGCTGGCGGCAGCCGGCTCGCTTCCTACCCGGTCGCCGATTTCACTGATCTCGCAGGGAAAGTCGGCTCCGAATCGGTGTCCGTCCTAGACGTACGACAAACCCACGAATACGACAAAGAGCACATCCCCGGCGCAACCAACATTCCCCTGCACGAACTGCCGAACCGGCTCGACGACATGCCCGCCGGGCCGGTATGGGTCCACTGCGGATCGGGCTACCGCGCCTCCATCGCAACGTCGCTCCTGGACCGCGCCGGCATAGAGGTCGTTTTGATCGATGACACGTTCGCCAAAGCCGGGGAGCTGGGCCTGACCGCGAAGTAA
- a CDS encoding sulfite exporter TauE/SafE family protein — translation MAITIGLALGALIGVLLGLLGGGGSILAVPALVYGMGFTMEQAIPISLIVVAAASAVGVLPKIRAKQVRWRMAGIFAAAGIPATIAGSALSSHLPQPVLMIGFAAVMVLAGIRMLADQGAKGTACEVRSGQVNWRRCAPRSIGAGLLVGLLTGLFGVGGGFLIIPALVVVLGVEMSTAIGTSLLIIIANSIAGIASHLGGITVDWWVTGAFVAAAMATSLVAGYFGTQTDTTRLQRWFAYLVFAVAAYVLVDTLILH, via the coding sequence ATGGCGATCACGATCGGCCTGGCACTGGGAGCGCTGATCGGCGTGCTGCTGGGTCTGCTCGGCGGCGGGGGATCCATCCTCGCCGTCCCGGCGCTGGTCTACGGGATGGGCTTCACCATGGAGCAGGCGATCCCGATTTCGTTGATCGTGGTCGCCGCAGCGTCGGCGGTCGGGGTGCTCCCCAAGATCCGAGCCAAACAAGTGCGGTGGCGCATGGCGGGCATCTTCGCCGCCGCCGGGATACCCGCCACGATCGCCGGCAGCGCCCTTAGCTCCCACCTACCCCAGCCAGTACTGATGATCGGATTCGCGGCCGTCATGGTCCTCGCGGGCATCCGCATGCTCGCCGACCAGGGCGCCAAGGGAACCGCCTGCGAGGTGCGCTCCGGCCAGGTCAACTGGCGCCGCTGCGCACCCCGCTCGATCGGTGCCGGACTGTTGGTCGGGTTGCTCACCGGACTATTCGGTGTCGGCGGCGGATTCCTCATCATCCCGGCACTGGTCGTGGTGCTCGGCGTCGAAATGTCGACCGCCATCGGCACCTCGCTGTTGATCATCATCGCCAACTCCATCGCCGGCATCGCCTCTCACCTAGGCGGCATCACCGTCGACTGGTGGGTCACCGGCGCCTTCGTCGCCGCCGCGATGGCTACCTCACTGGTCGCCGGATACTTCGGCACCCAAACCGACACCACCCGTCTGCAGCGCTGGTTCGCCTACCTGGTCTTCGCCGTCGCCGCCTACGTGCTCGTCGACACCCTCATCCTCCACTGA
- a CDS encoding tyrosine-type recombinase/integrase has protein sequence MGEVGRVEAAQSGLPWRVIFPDAEHAGATSYLRELAASDCSPLTVRSYAFDLLRWFRFLHDRLIGWERAERIDVRAFVEHLREAPNPQRLRRNPDRPPPGSVNAVTGKAELSGKYSPRTINHQLSVLFGFYEHACAADLGPLVNPVPAQRARQGGRPHAHHNPMEDFMIFRRANYRQKTPRPVWRAIPDDAAAALFDELRSHRDRALVSFYLSSGVRASELLGLCHGDLDAGRYTITVTSKGSRARETVPASVDSFVWLALYLAEHPPMEPAGPVWWTRRSQPAPLNYHAMRAVLRRANASLGANWSLHDFRHTAAARMLADPAFTLVDVQTVLRHASVTTTQIYTQPRLEDLIGKVLEHHARPKAGMATIEPAYDAAAVRELLGLPT, from the coding sequence ATGGGTGAGGTGGGGCGAGTCGAGGCGGCGCAGAGCGGGTTGCCATGGCGGGTGATCTTCCCCGACGCCGAGCACGCGGGGGCAACGTCATACCTGCGAGAGCTAGCGGCGTCTGATTGCAGTCCACTCACGGTTCGAAGCTACGCGTTCGACTTGCTGCGGTGGTTCCGATTCCTCCATGACCGCCTGATCGGTTGGGAGCGAGCCGAGCGGATTGACGTCCGTGCGTTTGTCGAGCACTTACGGGAGGCGCCCAATCCGCAGCGGTTGCGGCGGAATCCGGACAGACCCCCGCCGGGCTCGGTGAACGCGGTGACCGGCAAGGCCGAGTTGTCCGGCAAGTACTCGCCGCGCACCATCAACCATCAGCTGTCGGTGCTATTCGGGTTTTATGAACATGCCTGTGCCGCTGATTTGGGTCCGCTGGTCAATCCCGTTCCGGCGCAACGCGCCAGGCAGGGCGGACGACCTCATGCCCACCACAACCCAATGGAAGACTTCATGATCTTCCGGCGCGCCAACTATCGGCAGAAGACCCCCCGGCCGGTGTGGCGAGCGATCCCCGATGACGCCGCTGCGGCGCTGTTCGACGAGTTGCGCAGCCACCGCGATCGCGCGTTGGTGAGTTTTTATTTGTCTTCGGGTGTGCGGGCATCGGAGCTGCTGGGTTTATGCCACGGTGATCTGGATGCAGGCCGCTACACCATCACGGTCACCAGCAAGGGCAGTCGCGCGCGAGAGACGGTTCCGGCGTCGGTGGATTCATTCGTATGGTTGGCGCTGTATTTGGCTGAACACCCGCCGATGGAGCCGGCTGGTCCGGTGTGGTGGACCCGACGCTCGCAGCCGGCACCGCTGAACTACCACGCAATGCGTGCAGTGCTGCGCCGCGCCAACGCCAGCTTGGGCGCGAACTGGTCTCTGCACGACTTCCGCCACACCGCTGCCGCGCGGATGCTGGCCGACCCCGCGTTCACGCTGGTCGATGTGCAGACCGTCTTGCGGCATGCCAGCGTGACGACCACTCAGATCTACACCCAGCCTCGCCTGGAAGACCTGATTGGCAAGGTCTTGGAGCATCATGCCCGGCCGAAAGCGGGCATGGCGACCATCGAACCCGCCTACGACGCCGCGGCGGTCCGAGAACTATTGGGGCTGCCGACTTGA
- the ligD gene encoding non-homologous end-joining DNA ligase has product MATPAEEIDVDGVAVRLTNPDKVYFPKLGAAGTKRALVEYYLSVSDRMVSLLRNRPVHLQRFPDGIDGEEIYQKRVPQKHPDYLQTCTVTFPSGRTADALKVTHPSAIAWAAQMGTITLHPWQVRCPDVEHPDELRIDLDPQPGTGFREAATIAVDVLKPLLDELGLVGYPKTSGGRGVHVFLRIRTDWDFIAVRRAGIALAREVERRAPDAVTTSWWKEERGERLFIDYNQNARDRTFASAYSARKTPIATVSTPLTWAELADADPDDYTIATVPSIVAGRPDPWADIEDNAQSIEKLLEMVAADEERGLGDLPYPPNYPKMPGEPPRVQPSKKVAAHWDDEGNRR; this is encoded by the coding sequence ATGGCGACGCCCGCAGAAGAAATCGACGTCGACGGTGTGGCCGTGCGGCTGACCAACCCCGACAAGGTGTATTTCCCGAAGCTCGGCGCGGCCGGGACGAAGCGCGCACTGGTGGAGTACTACCTGTCGGTCAGCGACCGGATGGTGTCCCTGTTGCGGAACCGGCCGGTGCATCTGCAGCGGTTCCCCGACGGGATCGACGGTGAGGAGATCTACCAGAAGCGGGTGCCGCAGAAGCATCCGGACTACCTCCAGACCTGCACGGTGACGTTCCCGTCCGGCCGTACCGCGGATGCGCTCAAGGTGACCCATCCGTCGGCGATCGCCTGGGCGGCGCAGATGGGAACGATCACGCTGCATCCGTGGCAGGTGCGCTGTCCCGACGTCGAACATCCCGACGAACTGCGGATCGACCTCGACCCGCAGCCGGGCACCGGTTTCCGCGAAGCCGCCACCATCGCGGTCGACGTCCTCAAACCGCTGCTCGACGAACTCGGGCTGGTCGGCTATCCGAAGACCTCGGGCGGTCGAGGGGTGCACGTGTTCCTGCGCATCAGGACCGACTGGGATTTCATCGCGGTGAGACGCGCCGGGATCGCGCTGGCGCGTGAGGTCGAGAGGCGCGCACCCGACGCTGTCACCACGTCGTGGTGGAAGGAGGAGCGGGGCGAGCGGTTGTTCATCGACTACAACCAGAACGCCCGCGACCGCACGTTCGCCTCCGCCTATTCGGCGCGCAAGACGCCGATCGCTACGGTGTCGACACCGCTGACGTGGGCCGAACTGGCCGATGCCGATCCCGACGACTACACGATCGCCACGGTGCCGTCGATCGTGGCCGGGCGCCCGGATCCGTGGGCCGACATCGAGGACAACGCGCAGTCGATCGAGAAGCTGCTGGAGATGGTCGCCGCCGACGAGGAACGTGGGCTCGGCGACCTGCCCTATCCGCCGAACTATCCGAAGATGCCGGGCGAGCCGCCGCGGGTGCAACCCAGCAAGAAGGTCGCCGCGCACTGGGACGACGAGGGCAACCGCCGCTAG
- a CDS encoding peroxiredoxin produces the protein MPRIGDPAPAFRAKTTQGDINFPADYAGKWVILFSHPADFTPVCTSEFITFASMQKEFAAYNTELVGLSVDGLYSHIAWLRTIKDKIAFNDMRNVEVTFPLIEDVSMEVAGKYGMIMPGEDSTKAVRAVFVIDPTGTVRTIIYYPLSLGRNFDELLRVVKALQTADQFDVATPADWRPGDRVIVPTAGSCGTAKERMDERVKGVECEDWFFCTRQLPATEVESAIRRHES, from the coding sequence ATGCCGCGCATCGGCGATCCTGCACCGGCATTCCGGGCGAAGACCACCCAGGGTGACATCAACTTCCCCGCTGACTACGCCGGCAAGTGGGTGATCCTGTTCTCCCACCCAGCGGACTTCACTCCCGTATGCACAAGCGAATTCATCACATTCGCGTCAATGCAGAAGGAGTTCGCCGCCTACAACACCGAGCTGGTCGGGCTCTCGGTGGACGGGCTGTACAGCCACATCGCCTGGCTGCGCACCATCAAGGACAAGATCGCCTTCAACGACATGCGCAACGTCGAGGTGACCTTTCCACTCATCGAGGACGTCTCGATGGAGGTCGCCGGCAAGTACGGAATGATCATGCCGGGCGAGGATTCAACGAAAGCCGTCCGAGCCGTGTTCGTGATCGACCCGACCGGAACCGTGCGAACCATCATCTACTACCCCCTCTCGCTCGGCCGCAACTTCGACGAATTGCTCCGCGTCGTCAAAGCGCTCCAGACAGCAGACCAGTTCGACGTCGCGACCCCCGCCGACTGGCGCCCCGGCGACCGCGTGATCGTGCCCACCGCAGGCTCGTGCGGAACCGCCAAAGAAAGAATGGACGAGCGTGTCAAGGGCGTGGAATGTGAAGACTGGTTCTTCTGCACGAGACAACTGCCCGCTACCGAGGTCGAGTCCGCAATACGTCGCCACGAATCGTGA
- a CDS encoding ATP-dependent DNA ligase → MHSIGRLAEVQSTSRALVFRDGAEVLLQSRNGKDLGRYFPELLDALRDELAERCVLDGEIVVPREIGGRVRLDWESLSQRVHPAASRVKMLAEQTPSHFIGFDALATGDASLMKEPFRVRREALLTAVDEKQWCHVTRTTEDAALGAQWLEEFEGAGLDGVIAKRLDGPYLPGKREMVKVKHARDADCVAIGYRIHKSGEGIGSLLLGLYTDQGELQMVGGAASFTAKDRLRMLAELEPLREGDEVREGDPSRWNSAADKRWIPIRPERVAEVAYDQMEGNSVQGRRFRHAVKFRRWRPDRDPASCTFDQLEVPLTYDLYDVLESS, encoded by the coding sequence ATCCACTCCATCGGGAGGCTCGCCGAAGTTCAGTCAACTAGCCGCGCGCTGGTCTTCCGCGACGGCGCCGAGGTGCTGCTGCAGTCGCGCAACGGCAAAGACCTCGGTCGCTACTTCCCGGAGCTGCTCGACGCGCTGCGCGACGAACTCGCAGAACGCTGCGTGCTGGACGGGGAGATCGTCGTGCCACGCGAGATCGGCGGCCGCGTCCGGCTGGACTGGGAGTCGCTCTCGCAGCGTGTGCACCCCGCCGCCAGCCGGGTGAAGATGCTGGCCGAGCAGACCCCGTCGCATTTCATCGGCTTCGACGCGCTCGCGACCGGTGACGCGTCGCTGATGAAGGAGCCGTTCCGGGTGCGCCGGGAGGCGCTGTTGACCGCGGTCGACGAGAAGCAGTGGTGTCACGTCACCCGCACCACCGAGGACGCCGCCTTGGGTGCCCAGTGGCTCGAGGAGTTCGAGGGGGCGGGCCTCGACGGCGTCATCGCCAAACGGCTCGACGGGCCGTACCTGCCGGGCAAGCGGGAGATGGTGAAGGTCAAGCACGCCCGCGATGCCGACTGCGTGGCCATCGGCTACCGCATCCACAAGAGCGGTGAGGGGATCGGCTCGCTGCTCCTCGGTCTGTACACCGACCAGGGTGAGTTGCAGATGGTCGGCGGCGCAGCGTCTTTCACCGCGAAAGACCGGCTCAGGATGCTCGCCGAACTCGAACCCCTGCGCGAGGGGGACGAGGTGCGGGAGGGTGATCCGAGCCGGTGGAACTCCGCGGCGGACAAACGTTGGATACCCATCCGGCCGGAGCGGGTCGCCGAGGTCGCCTACGACCAGATGGAGGGAAACTCCGTGCAGGGCAGGCGGTTCCGCCATGCGGTCAAGTTCCGGCGGTGGCGGCCGGACCGTGACCCGGCCAGCTGTACGTTCGATCAGCTCGAAGTCCCGCTCACCTACGATCTGTACGACGTGTTGGAGAGTTCCTGA
- a CDS encoding tyrosine-type recombinase/integrase, protein MSTEDTRSPQRRQAAATRRTMSPQVQLLSRPDSPHLQAIPADSRFGPAGLVRHLSGYDANHEPPPLPKGARGAAMQHRTITELCDVVTEHHRTLPPQQLQPMIRGTQALLGVLAQYAGQTWEQRWLASGYDAAPRTWFEHDALPHYDHWSPTLNALNALLEVRVLRPSYSWMLDSRQRVALGRFLDRNGGPALERLRKLPAYQDAVPKYQADAEKALARVMIRTGKDIEQLCGDDLLFYADVVRTSGRQRREHLIWELLVALGPLAEEAPTLRATWSARGNTRQHSAATLVDRYGIPASGVRDLLVGYLEELQPNMDYSSLEGLAYRLARLFWWEILQINPDQADLAISAEVATAWRERLSVTVDGRPRREVHSILFAIRGMYRDLAEWSHDDPVRWGVWVAPCPVPRALSRAAAKQKRRQKASMQDRTRMLTPLLPALLAAATAHKDRTATLLQRALACEHDQEFVVDGSTFLRHCPPLRRDGDARARIWAHLAPGQQRPGWVRGRAQRIDVTALEEEGFWGWALVETLRHTGIRIEELLELTQLSLRHYTASTTATLVPLLHIVPSKTDCERLIPMTPELVSVLLEVLRRAKAGKDYVPLSIAYDTNDKVHSEPFPHLFARPLGTRHEVLGRHYVRQILTHLATIAGLTDAGRPVHFTPHDFRRLFATDAVNNGLPLHIAAALLGHLNLDTTRGYTAVFPEHIVAAHQAFIERRRQLRPFEEAKVADDDEWADFEEHFLLRRVALGECHRPYGTPCVHEHACTRCRFLRVDPAQLGRINEMTENAEQRLIEAKDRAWLGEVAALEESIKHLRVRQTEAQQRLSHGGNPFAAQRPQ, encoded by the coding sequence TTGAGCACCGAGGACACTCGGTCACCGCAACGCCGGCAGGCCGCCGCGACGCGCCGTACGATGAGCCCACAGGTCCAACTGTTGTCACGGCCCGATTCACCGCACCTGCAAGCGATCCCAGCAGACAGCCGGTTCGGCCCCGCCGGCCTGGTACGGCACCTGTCGGGCTACGACGCCAACCATGAGCCGCCACCGCTGCCAAAGGGCGCTCGCGGTGCGGCGATGCAACACCGCACCATTACCGAGTTGTGCGACGTCGTAACCGAGCACCATCGGACGCTGCCACCCCAACAGCTTCAGCCGATGATTCGGGGAACGCAGGCTCTGCTGGGTGTGCTGGCTCAATATGCAGGGCAGACGTGGGAGCAGCGTTGGCTCGCAAGCGGTTACGACGCCGCGCCCCGCACCTGGTTCGAGCATGATGCATTGCCGCACTACGACCACTGGTCACCCACGCTCAATGCCCTCAACGCATTACTTGAGGTGCGAGTACTGCGGCCGTCCTACAGTTGGATGCTGGATTCCAGGCAGCGGGTAGCTCTCGGCAGATTCCTCGACCGCAACGGCGGGCCGGCCTTGGAACGGCTGCGTAAGCTGCCCGCCTACCAGGACGCGGTGCCCAAGTACCAGGCCGACGCGGAAAAAGCACTGGCGCGGGTGATGATTCGCACCGGAAAGGACATCGAACAGCTGTGCGGCGATGATTTGCTGTTCTACGCAGACGTGGTCCGCACCTCGGGACGGCAGCGCCGCGAGCACCTCATCTGGGAGTTGCTGGTTGCCCTCGGTCCCTTGGCCGAGGAGGCACCGACGCTGCGGGCAACGTGGTCGGCGCGCGGCAACACACGCCAGCACAGCGCCGCGACGTTGGTCGACCGCTACGGCATCCCTGCTTCAGGGGTGCGCGACCTGCTTGTGGGTTACCTCGAGGAGCTACAGCCGAACATGGACTACAGCTCCCTGGAGGGCCTCGCCTATCGCCTGGCCCGATTGTTCTGGTGGGAGATCCTGCAAATCAACCCCGACCAGGCCGACCTGGCGATTTCGGCCGAGGTTGCGACGGCCTGGCGGGAACGGTTGTCGGTAACCGTCGACGGCCGCCCCCGGCGCGAAGTGCACTCGATCCTGTTCGCCATCCGCGGCATGTACCGCGATCTGGCCGAGTGGTCGCACGACGATCCCGTCCGCTGGGGTGTCTGGGTGGCGCCGTGCCCAGTACCGCGGGCGCTCAGCCGTGCGGCCGCCAAGCAGAAACGGCGACAGAAGGCCTCGATGCAGGATCGCACCCGCATGCTGACTCCGCTGCTGCCGGCACTCCTGGCCGCGGCTACCGCGCACAAGGACCGGACCGCGACGCTTCTACAGCGTGCCTTGGCCTGCGAGCACGACCAAGAGTTCGTCGTCGACGGCTCCACATTTCTTCGGCACTGCCCACCCTTGCGGCGCGACGGCGACGCTCGCGCCCGGATTTGGGCGCACCTGGCACCCGGACAGCAGCGGCCGGGATGGGTCCGGGGCCGCGCTCAGCGCATCGACGTGACAGCACTCGAAGAGGAGGGTTTTTGGGGTTGGGCGCTTGTTGAGACTCTGCGCCACACCGGTATTCGCATCGAGGAGCTTCTTGAACTGACCCAGTTGTCGCTGCGGCACTACACCGCCTCCACCACGGCTACGCTGGTGCCATTGCTCCACATCGTGCCGTCCAAGACCGACTGCGAGCGCCTCATCCCGATGACTCCCGAATTGGTCTCGGTGCTGCTTGAGGTACTGCGCCGCGCCAAGGCCGGTAAAGATTACGTGCCGCTGTCGATCGCCTATGACACCAATGACAAGGTCCACAGCGAACCTTTCCCGCACCTGTTCGCGCGCCCCTTGGGCACCCGCCATGAAGTGCTGGGCCGGCACTACGTGCGCCAGATCCTGACCCACCTCGCCACGATCGCAGGGTTGACCGATGCTGGCCGACCGGTGCACTTCACCCCGCACGACTTCCGACGCCTGTTCGCCACCGACGCGGTTAATAATGGCTTACCGCTGCACATCGCCGCGGCGTTGCTCGGACATCTCAACCTCGACACGACTCGCGGCTACACGGCGGTGTTCCCTGAGCACATCGTCGCGGCACACCAGGCATTCATCGAACGCCGTCGCCAACTGCGACCTTTCGAGGAGGCCAAGGTCGCCGACGACGACGAGTGGGCCGACTTCGAAGAGCACTTCCTGCTGCGCCGCGTCGCACTCGGAGAGTGTCACCGCCCCTATGGCACGCCCTGCGTCCATGAGCACGCGTGCACGCGATGCCGTTTTCTGCGCGTCGACCCCGCCCAACTGGGCCGCATCAACGAAATGACCGAAAACGCCGAACAGCGCCTCATCGAGGCAAAGGACCGGGCATGGCTCGGCGAGGTCGCCGCCCTTGAAGAGAGCATCAAGCATCTACGCGTTCGACAAACCGAGGCGCAGCAACGACTTTCACACGGCGGTAACCCGTTCGCCGCGCAGAGACCACAATGA
- a CDS encoding ATP-dependent DNA ligase: MKLPVMPPVSPMLAKSVPTIPPGASYEPKWDGFRSICFRDGADVELGSRNERPLTRYFPELVASVIAELPERCVIDGEIVIATDHGLDFEALQQRIHPADSRVRLLAEKTPASFVAFDLLVLGDADYTRRPFTERRAALVEALTDSGPSVHVTPATTDLATAQRWFEEFEGAGLDGVIAKPLTGTYQPDKRVMFKVKHQRTADCVIAGYRLHKSSDDAIGSLLLGLYTDGGTLSSVGVIGAFPMATRRQLFIEMQPLVTSFDNHPWNWAAHDAGDRTPRKNEASRWNAGKDLSFVPLRPERVVEVRYDHMEGERFRHTAQFNRWRQDRDPASCTYAQLELPLAYNLSDILPGLAP; encoded by the coding sequence ATGAAGCTCCCCGTTATGCCGCCGGTCTCGCCGATGTTGGCCAAGTCGGTGCCGACGATCCCTCCCGGTGCGTCTTATGAGCCGAAGTGGGACGGCTTCCGCTCGATTTGTTTTCGTGACGGCGCCGATGTCGAGCTGGGAAGTCGCAATGAGCGGCCCCTGACCAGGTACTTTCCTGAACTGGTCGCCTCCGTCATCGCCGAGCTGCCCGAGCGTTGCGTGATTGATGGCGAGATAGTTATCGCCACCGACCACGGATTGGACTTCGAGGCGCTACAGCAGCGCATCCACCCGGCGGACTCGCGGGTGCGGTTGCTCGCGGAGAAGACCCCAGCGTCGTTCGTAGCGTTCGATCTCCTCGTGTTGGGAGATGCAGACTACACCCGGCGGCCGTTTACCGAGCGTCGTGCAGCACTCGTTGAGGCGTTGACCGACTCCGGTCCCTCGGTCCATGTCACACCAGCGACCACCGACCTTGCGACCGCTCAGCGCTGGTTTGAAGAGTTCGAGGGGGCCGGCCTCGACGGGGTGATCGCCAAACCGTTGACGGGCACCTACCAGCCCGACAAGCGGGTGATGTTCAAGGTCAAGCATCAGCGGACGGCGGACTGTGTCATCGCTGGTTATCGCCTACATAAATCCAGCGACGATGCGATCGGCTCCCTATTGTTGGGCCTCTATACCGATGGCGGCACCCTCTCGTCGGTGGGTGTGATTGGGGCGTTTCCGATGGCTACGCGGCGACAGTTGTTCATCGAAATGCAGCCATTGGTAACCAGTTTCGACAATCACCCGTGGAACTGGGCAGCCCACGACGCTGGAGACCGTACACCGCGCAAGAACGAGGCTTCACGTTGGAACGCCGGAAAGGATCTCTCGTTCGTCCCGTTGCGACCTGAGCGTGTGGTTGAGGTGCGCTATGACCACATGGAAGGCGAACGATTTCGCCACACCGCGCAATTCAACCGCTGGCGGCAAGACCGCGACCCAGCCTCGTGCACCTACGCGCAGTTAGAGCTACCCCTGGCGTACAACTTGAGTGACATCCTCCCTGGGCTGGCCCCATAG